The sequence below is a genomic window from Mobula birostris isolate sMobBir1 chromosome 11, sMobBir1.hap1, whole genome shotgun sequence.
atttcagatctccccctccccctccccctttcaaatctcttactatctcttctttcagttagtcctgacgaagagtctcagcccgaaacgtcgactgtgcttcttcctatggatgctgtctggcctgctgtgttccaccagcattttgtgtgtgttgtaatgtTAGCTGTAGTTCCTGGGGCAGGGTTTTAGAAGCAGCTGTTTCCCTGGGTGGAGCGCCAGGTAAGCATCTCAAGCAGGACTTGAAGTCGCAGCTACACGTTCTGACATTACATACACGAGGAAGTCTGCGGAAGCTGGAAAATGCAAAGCAGCCCATAGCAAACTTCCTGACATTGTTTCAGTTTGTTTCTGAGCCCCGAATAATGCACAACTATTGatttaaaaacacaagagattttgcatgctggaaatcccgagcaaaacacacaaagttcctccagcattttgtgtgtatgactGATTGAATCACCGTCTTGTTTTTTCACTCATCAGGTTAATGTGAAGATTTACTCTTTAGACTTTGTACTGTCTCCATCATGCTGTTTTTGTAGTGTTTCTTCAGTAAAATACTTCCCCCATTCCGCTAACTCACTCACATTCCATTAAGTCAACAGCAGCCAATTTCTATTTTTAACATGCATTCTTATTGTTAATAAACTTAACATTTTTAGTATTACTCAATGGACTTTTTCATTCATTTATCAAACTTAAATGTTTATTTAGGTAAAAGTTCTTTGTAGGTTTTAGGACCTTAGCCATTTCCTTGATTCTATCTTGATTGGTGCCTACTTTTTATTACTTTGACTGCAATCTCAAAATTTTAAGTTTGAAACTGAAATTTTAACAGGTTTCTTGCAACTCAAATTTATGTTTTTCCCCATTCCTCTGCTAGCTTATATTCAAGTTTTTTCACGCACTCCACTGGCTCACacaaatttattataaattaatccATGCTCAACTGGTTGTACAAAGTTATTTTTTGACCGTCTACTGACTTGCATATTTAACTTGCGCTCTACTGTTTTGTATGTGGCTCTACAAACCTGTTTTTAAAAATAGCAAGGGAAACAGTAATCAATCCTGATTTCCATCTGATGATGAAAAACTCAGAACTGCTTTTTGTTCCTCAGACAATTTGGAACATAAAATTAAGTTCTTACAACTTTTGTTGCACACtgaatattctctctctcttggATTGTTCCAAGCTGTAAATCCTGCCAACTACACCAAATGACGGATTTTGGTGTTTAAATCCAAAGTTCTTTTAGGAGTCAGGaacgaggcataaaacttgttgcttcacgaTGGTTTTATTCAAAGTTGATAGAACAAAGACAGGGGTCTGTTACTTGAAGAAGAGAGAGAAACTAAATATGGCACCTAGCATAAAACAGCTACTTTTTATATCCAGAGATaagaaaaattccattcaaatctaTAGATAATAATAAACCTGTTAGAAATCACTTGATCAAAACTGCAGTTAAAATTAACCAATAAGAAAACACTCATTTAATAAAGTACAAGCTTCAGAGTTATAGTTTGTACAGCCACAAGAGGAATATTAAActcctatgcacataaagactacttaaaatacaagcagataatgaatagttaaactgcaaagaaaatgacCATTAAAATTTAACAGTTGGATCCAACAGACTCTCAGGCCCTGTGCACTCGATCCACAGAGATAATGCATTCTAAAGCTCAGATTTCTGGGTAAGAACAGTGCCACTGAAAGTGTTTACAAGCATTGCCTCCCCAGTCAATATATTTTATGAGAACTCAGTAGCCAGTTTAACACAGCAAGCTCCCAAAAGGAGTATCCTCAATGTAAACAGGCATTGTGTTTGTGTGTCAACAGTCAAAGTCAACCCAATTGTTTTTTGTCATTCAGCTTCCAAATactgctactctgtcattcattGCCATCCACCCCACCCCTTGCTCTGATTCGCTGTTCCTGATCACATGCTCCTGTCCAGAGCCCCGAACTCTGCTCTGTGCCACTCATcactggtttctgaccctgctccacaCAACATCCAACTAGTGGTTCTCCTTTCAGACTTTAGAGGGCAGTGGTGTGTTCTAACAACCCAGCTCATTGGAAGCAGTAACAACAACCAATAACATTGATATTTGCAGGGAATAGGAGAtgaactaccaatgtcattctttctCAGCACAGACACACGAGGGATGAAGAACATGTCAGACATACCTGCAGTCAGCTTGGCTTCTTCAGTCAGCAGGAAATCCAACCAATAGTCACTTTTGAACTTTCCTCTGGATTCAGCAACTGTGATGTTTAAATATCCAGCTGCTTGTTTAAAcattttccccagtgtgaactcggtaGTGTGCCACAagggtggatgaccgagtgaatcccttcccacattcagagcaggtaaacggcctctccccagtgtgaattctctgatgtagcttcagttgagatgaccgactgaatcccttcccacagtctgagcaggtgaacggcctctccccactgtgaatTGACTGGTGTGTCTGTAGGTTGGACAACACagtaaatcctttcccacattccgagcaggtgaacggcctctccccagtgtgaactcgctgatgatccttcagttgagatgactgtgtgaatcccttcccacattctgagcaggtgaacggcttctctcctgtgtgaactgactggtgtgtccgtaggtgagatgaccaagtgaatctcttcccacagtctgagcaggtgaaaggcttctccccagagtgaactcgctgatgtaccttcagttgggatgactgagtgaatcgcttcccacaatctgagcagacatACGGCCTTTCTCCtgtgtgaaatcgctgatgtgTCTGTAGAtgggatgacaaagtgaatcccttcccacagtctgagcagatatacggcctctccccagtatgaactcgctgatgtaccttcaggtgtgaggactgagtgaatcccttcccacagtctgagcaggtgaacggcatgtccccagtgtgaactcgttgatgtacTTTCAGattagatgaccgagtgaatcccttcccacagtctgagcagatgaacggcctctccccagtgtgaactcgctggtgtgccagtaggtgggatgacagagtaaatcccttcccacagtctgagcagatgaatggcctatccccagtgtgaagtcgttgatgtaccttcaattgagatgaccaagtgaatcccttcccacagtctgagcaggtgaacggcttctccccagtgtgaactcgctgatgtgtcaGTAGATGGGTCGACTGAgtaaatctcttcccacattcggaaCAGGTgtatggcctctcccctgtgtgaactcgctggtgtttcagcaaatcagatgaccgagtgaacctCTTCCCACATGCGGAACAGTCGAAGTGTCTCTCTCCCATGTGAACTCACTGGTGAGTCTGCAGGCGggctgactgagtgaatctcttcccacagtctgagatgtacagcctctccccagtgtgaacttccTGTGTGTCAACAGATCAGATGACCAAATTAATCTCTTCCCACACAGGCAACAGATGAATGTTCTCTCCCTTGTGGAACTCACAAGTGTGTCTGTAGGTGAGATGACCAGTGAATTTTTtcccacacacacaacacacgcACGGTCTCTCTCCCTTGTCAACTCACTGGTGTGTCTGCGCgtaggatgactgagtgaatctcctcCCAGACACACAACAGGTAAGCGGCCTCTCTCCCCACGGTGAACTCACTGCTGGGTCTGTGCGTCGGCTGAGTGAGTAAATCCCTTGTTgtgcttgaaactcctgtacataattttttttttgttgtttctaACCTGTAAAAAGAATTACAAAAGACATCAATGGGTGAAGTCAGAATTTCAGACAAGATCATTCTATGATCTCTGACATCACACCATTAcaacaagttggaggaacaactccatCTTCTAACTGGGCCCGGATCAGGGATTTGGACTAACCATCAAATTCTCTATTTTGTCTGTATCACAATGGGATATTTCTATCACCTTCAATCCATAACGTGGCTCAGTTTGGCTCGCCCCATTAATATTATTTCAAGATCTAGTCATGTCCCACAATGCTGCAAAGAGCACATGGTTGATCGTGGTGACTTTCTCATTACTCTGACCCCCTGGCCTCTCAGATGATTGATGGTGGTGAATTCatcgatggcaatgccaatgaatatgaaggggagGGTAGAGGCCTTTCTCATTGGAGTGTGGCACTTCTGTGATGTCAAAGCTACAGGTTACTTGTTacccaggacaaaggtgtttgatatcaataGGTACCCAGAAAGAATGAGACAAAACATGCTGTCATAGGTAGGAAGGACCAGAACAAGAGAAGGTCggacaaaggtgattttctcaagaaCTGAAACTGTTGGAAAGATTTTCTTTTTCCCATGCAGCACTAATTGGCGTTTTCATTGACTGGAAGGTGGACTCTTCATCCAAAATTAACTCGGAACTATATTTTTGTTCCGAATTCTATAATTCTTGGATTTAGATTGCTGGAGCTTTGTAGTACCTGATAGATCCACCTGCACGTTTCCAATCTACACTTCAGACTAACGGGGAAAGCGTTGGGAGTGTCACCAATGGCTGCTTCTATACCCAGAAACCCCCACGAACGAGAAACCCATCTATCCATCAATGTACCAGCGATGCGCGTGCGCCGCAGACATGACGCGAGCGCCTTAGCCTATCAGCAGAAAACCTCCCCAGAGCCCgagtacggatcgtggggctgacaGAGAGCGAAAAGACCGCGACTGTCGAGGATTTGCGGTGCCACTTGGTGTCCACAGCTCACGACAATTGACCCTCAGTCACGGTGCGGACGCCGGCTCCAATGAACACGCACCGGAGCCCCGCTCCTACCTGCTGCCGATGCGCCGAAGCCTGTTGTCCACTACGCGCATGCGCGATATTTGGAACATCAGCGACCTGCACGCTTGCGCAGTCGAGGGGTCACTGCTGGTCAACTCTAAACGTGGAGGCGTCTGAGTTGGTAGTAGTGTCTACAAGTAACGGCTCCATGCCGCACGCTTCAAACACAGTCAAAACTGTTACTTTaatacagcaagctcccacagtcCTACAGTCAACATCAACAGGCATTCCGTGTGTCACaagcacgagaaaatctgcaaatgctagaaatccaaagcaacacgtacaaaatgctggaggaaatcagcagggccGACAGATTCTATGGAAAATAGAgtaaacagccgacgtttcgcGCTGAGATCCTTTATCGCGACTGGAAAGGAGA
It includes:
- the LOC140205459 gene encoding uncharacterized protein, with the translated sequence MGERHFDCSACGKRFTRSSDLLKHQRVHTGERPYTCSECGKRFTQSTHLLTHQRVHTGEKPFTCSDCGKGFTWSSQLKVHQRLHTGDRPFICSDCGKGFTLSSHLLAHQRVHTGERPFICSDCGKGFTRSSNLKVHQRVHTGDMPFTCSDCGKGFTQSSHLKVHQRVHTGERPYICSDCGKGFTLSSHLQTHQRFHTGERPYVCSDCGKRFTQSSQLKVHQRVHSGEKPFTCSDCGKRFTWSSHLRTHQSVHTGEKPFTCSECGKGFTQSSQLKDHQRVHTGERPFTCSECGKGFTVLSNLQTHQSIHSGERPFTCSDCGKGFSRSSQLKLHQRIHTGERPFTCSECGKGFTRSSTLVAHYRVHTGENV